In the Candidatus Poribacteria bacterium genome, one interval contains:
- a CDS encoding glutathione synthase, whose product MKIGFVVNDLETEQAGYTTTRMAMQAINMGHEAWMIAVGDLAYDPDEYIRATARMAPRRNYKSHLTYFNDLQSKQAKVERITVDDLDILLLRNNPADDAIGRPWAQNAGLLFGRVSMRHGVIVLNDPNGLAKALNKMYFQLFPEEVRPKTLITRSQDEIKAFAQEQGGTVVLKPLQGSGGQSVFLVRPDDLPNINQMIDAVARDGYVIAQEYLPAAAEGDTRLFVLNGQPLRYRGKYAAFRRVRMGGDMRSNIHAGGKLRQAEITDTDLELVEMVRPKLVQDGMFLVGLDIVGDKLMEINVFSPGGLGSAQRFEKVNFNIAFIEALEKKVQYMKYYRRNFDNVEMATL is encoded by the coding sequence ATGAAAATCGGATTTGTCGTCAATGATCTGGAAACCGAACAAGCAGGATACACAACAACTCGAATGGCAATGCAGGCTATTAACATGGGCCACGAAGCCTGGATGATAGCAGTCGGAGACCTCGCTTACGATCCAGACGAGTATATTCGTGCAACGGCTCGTATGGCACCACGCAGGAATTATAAGTCCCATCTGACCTATTTCAATGACTTGCAGAGCAAGCAGGCGAAAGTGGAGCGGATTACCGTTGACGATTTAGATATTCTGCTCCTACGCAATAACCCAGCAGATGATGCTATTGGCAGACCCTGGGCACAAAACGCTGGACTCCTTTTCGGGAGAGTCTCAATGCGACACGGGGTCATTGTGCTCAATGACCCAAATGGACTTGCCAAAGCACTAAACAAAATGTACTTTCAACTTTTTCCTGAAGAAGTACGACCGAAAACTTTAATTACGAGAAGCCAGGACGAGATTAAAGCTTTCGCTCAAGAACAAGGCGGAACAGTCGTATTGAAACCGCTCCAAGGATCTGGTGGACAAAGCGTCTTTCTCGTTAGACCCGACGATCTGCCGAATATCAATCAGATGATTGATGCCGTTGCCAGAGATGGATATGTTATCGCACAAGAATACCTGCCCGCAGCAGCAGAAGGGGATACGCGCTTGTTTGTTCTCAATGGACAGCCATTGCGGTATCGTGGCAAATATGCTGCGTTCCGTCGCGTCCGTATGGGGGGAGATATGAGAAGTAACATTCACGCAGGTGGAAAACTTCGGCAGGCAGAAATTACTGATACCGACTTAGAACTTGTTGAAATGGTCCGTCCCAAATTAGTTCAAGATGGTATGTTCTTGGTCGGCTTGGACATTGTAGGCGACAAACTTATGGAGATTAATGTCTTCAGTCCAGGCGGATTGGGAAGCGCACAAAGGTTTGAAAAAGTGAATTTTAACATCGCCTTTATTGAAGCACTTGAAAAAAAGGTACAATACATGAAATACTACCGGCGAAATTTTGACAACGTGGAAATGGCAACCCTGTAA
- a CDS encoding mechanosensitive ion channel, whose translation MEELIQQLRSLLDTSVVTLDDPVKVYQIVLLIGTLVVSFILTGFLRWWFRRLFKRLRIPQNLESRLLALLFLIVMITGTVLGLRLAGIGTGILGKFFHYPLTEIFHPPDTEMSGKDVNRLTLANLFYALVIVFGMFVLSKYVQWMLRRRVLQAFQIAEHTQFILLRFLHFSLIIIGIVVSLSTIGMSFTSLALIFGGLSIGIGFGLQNIASNVISGFILIFERPIKIGDLVEIMDVDIFGRVSSINLRSTVIVSLDEKEIIVPNSQLISESVHNLTHANKLYRLRIPVGVSYGSDVDLVKQVLLDAADEHFGVIKEPIPNISNVTAPFVRFINFGNSSLNFELLAWIPDSFQRFDVASDLHFIIWHKFKEHNITIAFPQLDVHFDPTETQ comes from the coding sequence ATGGAAGAATTAATTCAACAGCTGCGGAGTTTACTTGACACATCTGTAGTCACTCTTGATGATCCGGTAAAAGTTTATCAGATTGTCCTGTTAATTGGCACTTTAGTCGTTTCGTTTATACTCACAGGATTTTTACGCTGGTGGTTCCGTCGCTTGTTTAAGCGGCTCAGAATACCACAAAATCTCGAAAGTCGATTGCTCGCACTCCTATTCCTTATCGTTATGATTACTGGAACCGTTTTGGGGTTACGGCTTGCAGGAATTGGGACAGGGATTCTCGGTAAATTCTTTCATTATCCGCTCACAGAAATATTTCATCCGCCCGATACAGAAATGAGTGGGAAAGATGTAAACCGGTTAACCTTAGCAAATCTCTTTTATGCGCTTGTTATTGTCTTTGGAATGTTCGTGTTGTCGAAATACGTGCAATGGATGTTGCGGCGGCGGGTCCTACAAGCGTTTCAAATCGCGGAACATACGCAGTTTATCTTACTCCGATTCCTTCACTTCAGCCTCATCATTATCGGAATCGTTGTCAGTCTCAGCACCATCGGGATGAGTTTCACAAGTTTGGCGTTGATTTTTGGGGGGTTGAGTATCGGTATCGGTTTTGGTTTACAAAATATTGCCTCAAATGTGATTTCGGGATTTATTCTAATTTTTGAACGACCTATCAAAATTGGGGATCTCGTGGAGATTATGGACGTTGACATATTTGGGAGAGTGAGTAGCATTAATCTGCGTTCAACGGTCATCGTCTCGCTTGATGAGAAGGAGATTATTGTGCCGAATTCTCAATTGATTTCGGAGTCCGTCCATAATCTCACACATGCCAACAAGCTGTACCGGCTTCGTATTCCGGTGGGGGTGTCCTACGGTTCAGATGTAGATCTTGTCAAGCAAGTGCTACTTGATGCTGCAGACGAGCATTTCGGCGTGATTAAAGAACCCATTCCGAACATCAGCAACGTTACGGCTCCTTTTGTTCGCTTTATTAACTTCGGAAATTCCTCTTTAAATTTTGAGTTGTTGGCGTGGATTCCTGACTCCTTTCAGCGTTTTGATGTTGCAAGCGATCTCCATTTCATAATCTGGCATAAATTTAAAGAACATAATATTACAATCGCATTCCCACAACTCGATGTCCATTTTGATCCGACGGAAACCCAGTAG
- a CDS encoding ABC transporter permease subunit: MTRLGLRKKIALQSIAFIIVGAALIFLWTDLKKTGAAHIQTSSASHASGPLPSLLSDLNLILPISLLAVLCGIACAFYLEEWLSATSWVRRFIESQVAFLTEIPSLLYGLLAIAILFSYVGVFEDIGTPPVQTVNESGLTAVPFQRNITIFYAEALIFISMVMPVAIKTTQEALRSVVTPIRESAYALGANQWQVLASRVVPLAFPKILAGGCQALSRSLAASALLIGIHIPAHTTGPKGIPDRFILFLGGALVLSTISSFLIATDDPSTARHD; this comes from the coding sequence ATGACTCGCCTAGGACTGAGAAAAAAAATCGCTTTGCAGAGTATCGCTTTCATTATAGTGGGAGCGGCGTTGATTTTCCTCTGGACCGACCTGAAAAAAACAGGTGCGGCTCACATTCAAACGTCGTCGGCATCTCATGCCTCCGGCCCATTGCCGAGTCTGCTTAGCGATCTCAATCTGATTCTACCGATCAGTCTTTTGGCAGTTCTGTGCGGAATAGCCTGTGCTTTTTATTTAGAAGAATGGCTTTCAGCAACGAGTTGGGTTCGGCGTTTCATCGAAAGCCAAGTCGCCTTTTTGACAGAAATTCCTTCACTCTTGTATGGACTTTTAGCCATCGCGATTCTTTTTAGTTACGTCGGCGTTTTTGAAGATATTGGAACACCTCCTGTCCAGACCGTTAACGAATCTGGATTAACAGCCGTCCCTTTTCAGCGTAATATCACGATATTTTACGCAGAGGCTTTAATCTTCATTTCAATGGTAATGCCGGTAGCAATCAAAACAACCCAAGAAGCACTTCGATCTGTTGTGACACCCATCCGTGAATCTGCTTACGCGTTAGGTGCCAATCAATGGCAAGTATTAGCAAGTCGGGTCGTGCCACTTGCCTTCCCAAAGATACTGGCAGGAGGATGCCAAGCACTGTCAAGATCACTCGCCGCGTCTGCATTACTTATCGGTATTCATATACCCGCTCATACAACAGGTCCCAAAGGAATACCGGACAGATTCATATTATTCTTAGGAGGGGCACTGGTGTTGAGTACTATTTCCAGTTTCCTGATAGCGACGGACGATCCCTCCACAGCACGACACGATTAA
- a CDS encoding mechanosensitive ion channel family protein, which produces MERAIRSARGTSSGLIMFLEIWSTILNFKYISVVWMSLVVIGAVIVYFRLTSQMRKFTEKHAYKPENANRFFFTWRYVFMFSIGALVVFLFSDVFGIIGLSLAFIMTLMGWGIRNPIMNLAAWLLIILQKPYRIGDRVILGATIGDVRNISIMYTQLDQVGGTIGGEEKSGRSVMIPNQHLFRWNVINYTRDDKYILDEVIIRLTYRSNIRRAEEIMCQQAAEVTAEICQETGESPYLRFEFIPSGVIGKLRYRVGAMNRQSTSTLIVERISKAFMRDGQIEFAYVKREALLTPKDETLPPQSLRIPSSSVNHHSQIG; this is translated from the coding sequence GTGGAAAGAGCAATCCGCAGTGCCAGAGGCACTTCGTCAGGACTAATTATGTTTTTGGAAATTTGGAGCACTATACTCAATTTCAAGTATATCTCTGTCGTGTGGATGAGTTTGGTTGTAATTGGGGCTGTTATTGTCTATTTCCGCTTGACATCACAGATGCGCAAGTTTACAGAAAAACACGCCTACAAACCAGAGAACGCCAATCGATTCTTTTTTACGTGGCGTTACGTGTTCATGTTTTCGATAGGTGCGCTTGTCGTTTTTCTTTTTTCTGATGTCTTTGGGATCATCGGACTGTCATTAGCCTTTATTATGACACTGATGGGGTGGGGCATCCGAAACCCAATCATGAATCTGGCGGCGTGGTTATTGATTATTCTTCAGAAACCGTATCGGATCGGAGATCGGGTCATCTTGGGCGCGACCATTGGCGATGTGCGAAACATCTCGATTATGTATACGCAGCTGGATCAAGTCGGGGGCACTATCGGTGGTGAAGAGAAATCTGGACGGAGCGTCATGATTCCAAACCAACATCTTTTTCGGTGGAATGTCATTAACTACACACGAGACGACAAATACATCCTTGATGAGGTCATCATTCGGTTGACATACCGTTCAAATATCAGGCGTGCTGAGGAAATTATGTGTCAACAGGCGGCAGAAGTGACAGCCGAAATATGTCAGGAGACAGGTGAATCGCCCTATCTTCGATTTGAGTTTATTCCATCGGGGGTCATTGGCAAGCTCAGGTATCGTGTCGGTGCTATGAATCGGCAAAGCACTTCAACATTAATCGTCGAGCGGATTTCCAAGGCGTTTATGCGTGACGGGCAAATTGAGTTTGCCTATGTGAAAAGAGAGGCACTGTTAACGCCGAAGGATGAAACGCTGCCACCCCAATCCCTACGCATTCCCTCCAGTTCTGTGAACCACCATTCACAGATAGGATAA
- a CDS encoding mechanosensitive ion channel family protein produces the protein MFLEFIERLGVIINAIINSPFKGILLSVTTIATLLILKAILGYFVKRYVYERAHLETNAQNFMAVWGYIWTAIIAIFAIISLSGSLKTLGISAGFLGMVLGWSLQAPVTGIAAWLMLILKRPFKIGDRVIIAGITGDVMDITLTHVILNQVGGTVSSEERSGRGILIPNAILFAQTITNYTLEEEHILVEVPVRITFESNWEEAERILVDAAKVVTADVIQEIGEDPFIRAELFDAGVMMRLRYKTRPVDRAKSLSDMVKIIFHEFSESKTVEFCYAHSEIIYSWKEQSAVPEALRQD, from the coding sequence ATGTTTCTGGAATTTATAGAGCGTTTAGGTGTTATCATAAATGCTATTATCAACTCGCCCTTTAAAGGCATTCTGCTAAGTGTTACCACGATTGCGACTTTACTCATCCTCAAGGCGATTTTAGGGTATTTCGTCAAACGGTATGTTTATGAGCGCGCCCATTTGGAAACAAATGCCCAAAATTTCATGGCGGTGTGGGGTTATATCTGGACGGCTATTATTGCCATCTTCGCTATCATCAGTCTCAGCGGTTCTCTCAAAACACTCGGTATTTCAGCAGGTTTTCTCGGCATGGTCTTAGGGTGGTCCCTGCAGGCACCCGTGACAGGGATTGCAGCATGGTTGATGCTGATCCTCAAACGTCCCTTCAAAATCGGTGATCGTGTGATTATCGCTGGGATTACCGGCGATGTAATGGACATCACTTTAACGCATGTTATCCTAAACCAGGTGGGAGGAACAGTCTCCAGTGAAGAACGTTCCGGTCGCGGTATCCTCATCCCGAATGCGATTCTGTTCGCGCAAACGATCACGAACTATACCTTGGAGGAAGAGCATATTCTGGTAGAAGTTCCTGTTCGGATTACTTTTGAATCGAATTGGGAAGAAGCAGAACGGATTCTCGTTGACGCAGCGAAGGTGGTTACAGCGGATGTCATCCAAGAGATTGGTGAAGACCCATTTATCCGGGCAGAGTTGTTTGATGCAGGGGTGATGATGCGACTCCGCTATAAGACCCGTCCGGTAGATCGTGCCAAAAGTCTCAGCGATATGGTGAAAATAATCTTTCATGAGTTTTCCGAGAGTAAGACGGTGGAATTCTGTTATGCACACTCGGAAATCATCTACTCGTGGAAAGAGCAATCCGCAGTGCCAGAGGCACTTCGTCAGGACTAA
- a CDS encoding phosphate ABC transporter ATP-binding protein, translated as MQTEKNEPILSIHHLNVWYGDNQILNSLSFAVQPRQVTALIGPTKCGKSTLVRCFNRLNDFTPNFRFNGEILFKGRDMYAKQTDVPAIRKKIGMVFRKPEPFQCSIYENVAYGARISGIDQSSELDTIVQKSLQKSGLWNEVESILHGTPDQLSIGQQQLLCIARAIAVEPEILIFDEPCGELDPIETVKIETLVRDLRNDCTLIFVTNKRRQAARVSDVAGFLYAGELIEFGTTEKIFTNPQDTRTEQYVTGRMG; from the coding sequence ATGCAGACTGAAAAAAATGAACCGATCCTGAGCATCCATCACCTAAATGTATGGTATGGCGACAATCAGATTCTGAACTCCCTCTCATTTGCGGTACAGCCGAGACAGGTAACTGCGCTCATTGGTCCTACAAAATGCGGTAAAAGCACACTCGTCCGGTGCTTCAATCGTTTAAATGACTTTACGCCGAATTTCAGGTTCAACGGCGAAATACTTTTTAAGGGCAGAGACATGTATGCTAAACAGACAGATGTCCCCGCTATTCGGAAAAAGATTGGAATGGTGTTCCGAAAACCTGAACCCTTTCAGTGCTCTATCTACGAGAACGTAGCATACGGGGCTCGGATATCGGGCATAGATCAATCTTCAGAGCTGGATACCATCGTTCAGAAAAGTCTCCAAAAATCAGGACTCTGGAACGAAGTCGAATCTATTTTGCACGGGACCCCAGACCAACTTTCTATAGGACAGCAGCAACTTCTCTGTATTGCACGTGCTATTGCCGTTGAACCAGAAATCCTAATATTTGACGAGCCGTGCGGGGAACTCGATCCGATTGAAACCGTTAAAATTGAGACGCTTGTGCGGGATCTCAGAAACGATTGCACGCTTATCTTCGTCACGAACAAAAGAAGGCAAGCCGCCCGCGTCTCGGATGTTGCGGGGTTTCTTTACGCCGGGGAATTGATCGAATTCGGAACGACAGAGAAGATTTTTACAAATCCACAAGACACGAGAACAGAACAATATGTGACAGGCAGGATGGGGTAA
- the corA gene encoding magnesium/cobalt transporter CorA: MPLSNPFKRYSQKVGLPPGTLVYTGEERTDPVRITVIDYDETHLREEAAQTIKACLPFTETATVTWIHIEGVHDTQIIEEIGTYFGINSLVLEDMMSPIQLSKIEVYEDHVFIILKNLDYDAAELSISREQISLIIGENFVISLQEGSEKLFTPIRNRLQNTNSRLRTMRTDYLAYALIDVIVDNYFVVLERLSDRVESVEEETITNPTSEVLEKINILRSSLLHLRRPILPLRHVIDEVLDDEIPLFTQDTHLYFRDVYDHLIQVIHTLEALHSAVSNLFHTYTSAVSHRMNEIMKVLTIVATFFIPLTFIAGIYGMNFKSMPELETQWGYPVVLLLMAGIGIAMFVYFKLKKWF, encoded by the coding sequence ATTCCGTTATCAAATCCGTTTAAAAGATACTCTCAAAAGGTTGGGCTTCCCCCGGGGACGCTTGTTTATACTGGCGAAGAGCGAACAGATCCTGTTCGGATTACCGTCATTGATTATGATGAAACACATCTTCGTGAAGAGGCGGCACAAACGATAAAGGCATGCCTACCTTTCACGGAAACGGCAACTGTCACGTGGATTCACATCGAAGGTGTGCATGATACACAGATTATTGAAGAGATAGGAACGTATTTCGGCATTAATTCCCTTGTACTTGAAGATATGATGAGTCCCATTCAACTCTCCAAAATAGAGGTATATGAAGACCATGTCTTTATTATCCTCAAAAATCTTGATTATGATGCGGCAGAACTAAGTATTTCCAGAGAACAAATTAGTCTTATTATTGGTGAAAATTTTGTCATTTCTCTCCAAGAAGGCTCCGAAAAACTTTTTACACCTATTCGAAACAGACTCCAAAATACCAATAGCAGACTTCGGACGATGCGGACTGATTACCTCGCGTATGCACTCATAGATGTCATTGTTGACAACTATTTCGTAGTGTTGGAACGACTCAGCGACCGAGTTGAATCCGTCGAAGAAGAAACTATCACGAACCCGACATCAGAAGTTCTTGAGAAAATCAATATTTTAAGAAGCAGCCTTCTCCACCTGCGTAGACCCATCCTCCCGTTACGCCATGTCATTGATGAAGTGTTAGATGATGAAATCCCACTCTTTACACAGGACACACACTTATACTTCCGTGATGTTTATGACCATCTAATTCAGGTGATCCATACATTAGAGGCTCTTCACAGTGCAGTTTCAAATCTGTTTCATACCTACACCTCAGCGGTGAGTCATAGGATGAATGAAATCATGAAAGTGCTCACCATTGTCGCGACATTCTTTATACCCCTAACTTTCATCGCCGGTATTTACGGCATGAATTTCAAATCCATGCCCGAACTTGAAACGCAATGGGGATACCCTGTTGTTTTATTACTCATGGCAGGCATTGGGATTGCCATGTTTGTCTATTTCAAACTGAAAAAATGGTTTTGA
- a CDS encoding phosphate ABC transporter ATP-binding protein has translation MNYSIETENLSLWYGDFQALIDVNVKITDGQITSLIGPSGCGKTTLLRCFNRVNERYGNVTTKGTIEVLGKNIYDADVSLPELRKAVGMVFQRPNPLPISVYENILFGLRIHSPLRSITRTESDRIVEEALRSVFLWEDLKDKLKVRATSLQLEQQQKLCIARLLPLKPKIILMDEPCSALDAEGTLAVEELMEALAGRYTFLIVTHNMAQARRVSKECIYMFLGELIEHRETQALFETPEHPKTADYVQMRYG, from the coding sequence ATGAATTATAGCATTGAAACTGAAAATCTCAGTCTCTGGTATGGCGATTTCCAAGCACTCATTGATGTGAACGTGAAAATAACGGACGGTCAAATCACCTCGCTGATTGGTCCTTCTGGGTGTGGAAAAACAACGCTATTGCGCTGCTTCAACCGCGTCAATGAACGCTACGGCAACGTTACCACAAAAGGGACAATTGAGGTATTGGGAAAAAACATCTACGATGCGGATGTCTCTTTACCGGAACTCCGAAAAGCCGTCGGCATGGTGTTCCAAAGACCGAATCCATTGCCGATTTCAGTTTACGAAAATATATTGTTTGGTTTGCGTATTCACTCGCCACTGCGGAGTATAACACGGACAGAATCAGATCGGATTGTTGAAGAAGCCCTTAGATCGGTTTTCCTTTGGGAGGATCTGAAGGACAAATTGAAGGTGCGAGCAACATCACTCCAACTTGAACAGCAGCAAAAACTCTGTATTGCGCGTTTGCTGCCCCTGAAACCCAAAATCATTCTAATGGATGAACCGTGCTCGGCGTTAGATGCGGAAGGCACACTTGCCGTTGAAGAATTAATGGAAGCCCTTGCGGGAAGATATACGTTCCTCATTGTGACGCACAACATGGCACAAGCGCGGCGAGTCAGTAAGGAATGTATCTATATGTTCCTCGGAGAACTGATTGAACACAGAGAAACGCAAGCCCTCTTTGAAACACCAGAACATCCGAAAACGGCGGATTATGTGCAGATGCGATATGGATAA
- the phoU gene encoding phosphate signaling complex protein PhoU, giving the protein MLEHEIKGLQHKILEMAGLAEQMLRQAIESILTRDSTLAQLVVAADDQIDLFENEIESSCIQLIALHQPVAIELRFLTTAMKVNYNIERIADKSVSIAKRSIELSEHPPVKPFVDLPYVAQVIQEMVKDAMDAFVNRNAEHALEIRARDIEVDEIYERMLHELLTILSEHPRLIQPGISLLLLFRHLERIGDLASNISEEVYYLVKGDVIRHS; this is encoded by the coding sequence ATGTTAGAACACGAAATCAAGGGACTTCAGCACAAAATCTTGGAAATGGCGGGGCTTGCGGAACAGATGCTGCGCCAAGCCATTGAATCTATCTTAACACGAGATAGCACGTTAGCTCAGCTCGTTGTTGCTGCAGACGATCAGATTGATCTGTTTGAAAACGAGATCGAATCATCGTGCATCCAACTCATCGCGCTGCATCAACCGGTAGCAATAGAACTCCGATTTCTAACAACAGCGATGAAGGTAAACTACAACATCGAAAGGATAGCGGATAAAAGCGTTTCTATCGCCAAACGGAGTATTGAGTTATCTGAACATCCACCGGTCAAACCGTTCGTGGATCTACCGTATGTTGCACAAGTAATTCAAGAAATGGTTAAGGACGCGATGGATGCATTCGTCAATCGGAACGCCGAACACGCCTTAGAAATTCGAGCACGTGACATTGAAGTTGACGAAATCTATGAAAGAATGCTCCACGAACTTCTGACGATTTTGAGCGAACATCCGAGACTCATCCAACCCGGTATCAGCCTCCTCCTCCTTTTCCGACATTTGGAACGGATAGGCGACCTTGCATCAAATATCAGCGAAGAGGTCTATTATCTCGTCAAAGGTGATGTCATTCGGCACTCTTAA
- a CDS encoding amino acid permease: protein MFSNPGQQSESQLGNNDSGSQHGHGFGTAPVFLASVSTILGAILFLRFGYAVAHAGLWGSLMVIALGHLVTVPTVLAVSEIATNRRVAGGGAYYIVSRSFGESIGGSIGIALYISQAISVAFYIVAFAQSFQPVYDWVASTYGLIPDPRWVSLPFIVMMLVLMLTKGADIGVRLLWGVCAILTVSIFSFLLGQGDESIRPDGLNLTARIENPDSFGVVFATCFPAFTGMIAGLGLSGDLKNPQRSIPLGTIGATFAGMVIYVLVAIKLGQSATPEALDADEFIMAKISLWGPAIYIGLGAAAFSSALGSIMVAPRTLQMLARDNVLPIPQLNRLMEKGVGESQEPVYATSVSGIIAIVFVAIGELDFIAQILTMFFMVTYGALCAVSFLEHFASNPSYRPTFHSRWYLSLLGTVMCGLMMFQISALYAFISIGLMAVTYLGLRRVHKGHRDLTAIFQGTMFQLTRWLQITLQKSRVISSEGGWRPSIVAVTRFGERRLGHFDVLRWICHRHGFGHFIRLFHGDYSFSSELQARVHVDELIKRTEVSRAGIFVDSIICPTFKLALAHILQMPGISGLPNNCVLLEFDRDTPDEIEEVTEGIRLVANSLFNALVLRSTGYRFGYRSLIDVWVTEDNLKNAPMMLLLAYIIVGHPDWRRAEIRLFACSEATDAVREANRLSTLMEEGRLPISRHNVTSVSYSSQEALEQEVEHRSSQSDLVIAGLSGEDLYSEKLAQTLRAYGAANDVLFVHAIEQISID from the coding sequence ATGTTTTCAAACCCAGGACAGCAATCCGAATCTCAGCTCGGTAACAATGATTCAGGTTCCCAACACGGACACGGTTTTGGGACCGCCCCTGTATTCCTTGCTTCGGTGAGTACTATCCTTGGTGCTATTCTCTTCCTGCGTTTCGGTTACGCCGTTGCACACGCTGGACTCTGGGGGAGTCTCATGGTTATCGCACTTGGGCACCTTGTAACGGTTCCAACAGTTCTGGCGGTGTCTGAGATCGCGACAAACCGTCGTGTGGCAGGGGGAGGCGCCTACTATATTGTCAGTCGATCCTTTGGTGAGAGTATCGGAGGTTCCATCGGCATTGCCCTGTATATCTCCCAAGCCATCTCAGTTGCCTTCTATATCGTGGCGTTCGCACAATCTTTTCAACCTGTTTATGACTGGGTTGCGTCGACGTATGGATTGATTCCTGACCCTCGCTGGGTAAGTCTTCCTTTCATTGTTATGATGCTTGTGCTGATGCTAACGAAGGGGGCTGATATCGGGGTTCGACTTCTGTGGGGCGTATGTGCAATCCTCACAGTGTCAATATTTTCGTTCCTTTTAGGGCAAGGGGATGAATCCATTCGTCCCGACGGGTTGAACCTTACAGCACGCATCGAGAATCCTGATAGTTTTGGTGTGGTTTTTGCGACATGCTTTCCCGCTTTCACCGGTATGATCGCAGGATTGGGATTATCCGGTGATCTGAAAAACCCGCAAAGAAGTATACCACTCGGCACGATCGGCGCGACATTTGCTGGCATGGTCATATACGTGCTTGTCGCCATTAAGCTGGGACAGAGTGCCACTCCTGAGGCACTTGATGCAGACGAGTTTATCATGGCGAAGATTTCTCTGTGGGGCCCTGCTATCTACATCGGATTGGGTGCCGCTGCGTTCTCCTCTGCTCTCGGATCGATTATGGTGGCACCGAGAACATTGCAAATGCTTGCCCGAGACAATGTGCTCCCTATTCCGCAGCTGAACCGTCTTATGGAAAAAGGGGTAGGTGAGTCGCAGGAACCTGTTTATGCAACATCTGTATCAGGCATAATTGCGATAGTGTTTGTGGCAATCGGCGAATTGGACTTTATCGCTCAGATTCTAACGATGTTCTTTATGGTAACCTATGGGGCACTCTGTGCAGTGTCATTTCTTGAGCACTTTGCAAGCAATCCGTCTTATCGCCCTACTTTCCATTCTCGCTGGTACTTATCTCTATTGGGTACTGTTATGTGCGGGTTGATGATGTTCCAAATCAGCGCACTCTATGCGTTTATCTCGATTGGACTCATGGCGGTGACCTACCTCGGTCTACGGAGGGTCCACAAGGGACATCGCGATTTGACGGCAATCTTTCAAGGAACAATGTTTCAGTTAACCCGGTGGCTGCAGATTACTTTACAGAAAAGCCGGGTCATTTCATCTGAAGGTGGATGGCGTCCCTCAATTGTTGCTGTGACGCGATTCGGCGAACGACGTCTTGGGCATTTTGATGTGCTCCGTTGGATTTGCCACAGGCACGGATTCGGACACTTCATCCGTTTGTTCCACGGGGACTACTCGTTTTCCAGCGAACTCCAGGCACGCGTCCATGTCGATGAGTTGATTAAAAGAACAGAGGTCAGTAGAGCCGGCATCTTCGTGGATTCCATCATTTGTCCGACGTTTAAACTCGCTCTGGCACATATATTGCAAATGCCAGGGATTTCTGGGTTGCCAAATAACTGTGTCCTCCTTGAATTCGATCGAGATACGCCTGATGAAATTGAAGAAGTTACAGAAGGGATACGTCTTGTCGCGAATTCGCTGTTCAATGCCTTGGTCCTGCGATCCACCGGATATCGCTTTGGGTATCGCTCTTTGATTGACGTGTGGGTGACAGAGGATAACTTGAAAAATGCCCCGATGATGCTGTTACTTGCCTATATTATTGTAGGACACCCAGATTGGAGACGTGCTGAAATACGGCTTTTTGCGTGTTCCGAGGCTACAGATGCAGTCCGTGAAGCAAACAGACTTTCAACGCTAATGGAGGAAGGACGGCTGCCGATTTCAAGGCATAACGTGACTTCTGTCTCTTACAGCAGTCAGGAAGCTTTGGAGCAGGAGGTAGAGCATCGGTCCTCTCAGAGCGATTTGGTGATCGCCGGGTTATCAGGGGAAGACCTCTACTCTGAAAAATTAGCGCAAACCCTGCGAGCCTATGGGGCTGCCAACGACGTGTTGTTCGTCCACGCAATTGAACAGATTTCAATAGATTAG